AAAATCAATTGTTGGAAAGGTTAAAATCCGGGGATGGCAGGAGAGCTTGGTAGTCTTTCCGGGAGGTCGCCAGGGGGAGTCTTTCAAATAAAACTTTCAGATAGGCAAAGGGCTCCAGGCCGTTGGCCTTGGCCGTCTCGATCAGGCTGAAGAACAAAGCGCTGGCTTCCGCGCCCCGGGGCGATCCCGCAAAAAGCCAATTCTTCCGGCCCACCACAAAAGGCCGAATCGCGTTTTCCGCCGCATTGTTGTCCGGCTTCA
The Desulfatibacillum aliphaticivorans DSM 15576 DNA segment above includes these coding regions:
- a CDS encoding transposase domain-containing protein, which codes for KPDNNAAENAIRPFVVGRKNWLFAGSPRGAEASALFFSLIETAKANGLEPFAYLKVLFERLPLATSRKDYQALLPSPDFNLSNN